Sequence from the Acidimicrobiia bacterium genome:
CTCGGCTCCGAACGCCGTGACGCCCTCGCCGCCGCGGTGGCGGCAGGTGCTCGGCTGGCGGTGGCCGACGCCGACGGGCCCGGTGAGCTCGCGGCATGCCTCAGGCTCGCCGCAGCCGGTGAAGCCGACGGGGGAAGGTCGCTGCGGCCTCGCCCGGTGCCTCGCCGTCTCCAGTCTCTGGCCGGGACCGGCCTGGAAACCCTCACCGCGCGTGAGGGACAGGTGCTAGAGGCACTGATCGTCGGGAGGCGTCCCTCCGAGATCGCCGCCGACCGCTTCGTGTCGATAACGACGGTTCGCAATCAGGTCCAGTCGATCCTCACCAAGCTGAACGTGCACTCGCAGCTGGAGGCCGTGGCGCTTGCCCATCGGGTCGGGTGGCCGGCGCAGGCGCTCGACTGAACACCGGCGGCCACGGTCGGTGGTGTCATTCTCTCCGATGGTCATCTGAATGATGTGAATTCATCATGACACGACCACCCAGGGTGGTCAGATTGCCATTCGTGCTAGTCGGCTCGACACGAGATGACTAGTGCGGGCAGAGACCGATGCCACTGGAGGGAGGTAATCCGTGTTGGAACGCCTGTACACACTGCTCCATCGGGATGATGGGGCGACGATGGTCGAGTACGGCCTG
This genomic interval carries:
- a CDS encoding helix-turn-helix transcriptional regulator, giving the protein MAVEEPQRRMGAIGAGEVVVVEPRPLPAASLIALLGTLGWSGVRVAPSDVEYLRGRPGPALVSLVTGPLTEVVAGLVARQRTVVALGSERRDALAAAVAAGARLAVADADGPGELAACLRLAAAGEADGGRSLRPRPVPRRLQSLAGTGLETLTAREGQVLEALIVGRRPSEIAADRFVSITTVRNQVQSILTKLNVHSQLEAVALAHRVGWPAQALD